The window tcgggggtcgccgaagtgaattgtatagtctggatttttagtatcaggagacaaaaaaagtgggggtaagacagcccaggaacccttaagggcggggggggggcgagggggtcagataaacaaattaacgaaaatactgtctaatccatactttttggggtcgctgagatgaatagtgacactccggattttttaaaagttcaagttcaacccccattggggtgggggcgagggggagtgatatataaaattatacgaaattagtatcgaatacatagtcttcggggtcgccgaggtgaatcgtacactccggatttttagtatcaggagacaaatcacgtgggggtaagacagcccaggaacccttaggggcaggggggggcgagggggctgagatataaaaatcatcgaaaattgtgtcgaatccatacttttcggggtcgctgaaatgagcagtgacactccggaattttttaaagtccaagttcagtccccttcgtggcggggggcgatgggagagtgatatatagaaacaataatgatatatagaaataatagtgtcgaatacatagtcgctgatgtgaatagtgacactccgaatttttagtatcaccagacaaaccacatgggggtaaaacaccccaggaacccttagcggcagCGGGGGGggaggggcaaggggactgagatatacaaatcatcgaaaatagtgtcgaatccatacttttcggggtcgctgagatgaatagtaacattccgatttttttaaaCTCGAAGTTTAGCCCcgtttagggtgggggaagggggagtgagatataatagtaatcgaatatactgccgaatccatagttttccgggtcgctgaggtgaatagtaacattccggatgtttaaagtctaacttcatccCCCATTGGCATAGGGGTTGAGAAagggtggaaaaataaattgtcagaaatgaccgagataatggacgtgtgtatgttccagtatgactttcaagtatgacttactacctgaaaaacgtactgtgggagtaagacgcccctagaaccactacggaaaCGGGTAAAATactatccacactaataaatggaagtctgtttggcgcgatctatatatactgtactatatacatgtataaattaaggcataaaaatgaaaacagacgtaaatcaGTGAGACCATTCTAGaaaggcatcttagaaatttaaaacttggtaccagacaacctgatgacttcaagatccctagaaaaatctcaaattctcataattctctgaggggtacatgctgggagtttcatacctgcataagaacacaatcggtgatatttatccagaacctacaggttttatggccttaaaagtttccttaaagtcctgatttttaacccactcccccatatcaagatcgcagcacaatctcccagacaagttagaaaattgaaattttacaaaattatagcTTTCAGCATGTAACCGacgaaaatttacgagatgtttaaaatttttattttgtacccccgaaaaatatcgaaatatggaggcaattttaatgacggtgcagtccttcctttcaatgtatttcgtggctaaacggtaagtcgtatcacaaaacggatggcaaaatatCCGTTCGATTTGGAGTGATCTACctcttcggtcctatgaccttttgtcgtatctctatcccttatacattaactttttctctatttctggatttacctaaattttgcactttgtacacgtacaattgatggtttgattcacttataggaaagattggatcaccaaattctacacgaatattggcccacccactAGCCATATgagagccaaattctatgtttgaagctgtcgcatatctgaaaagtaatgcactgtgtgaaaaccttacacaaatgtcaccctattcaacgtttctaaaacataatgaattgtggtggacaagtgcacctgtcgttatcatcacaactccacaactcgcactttacattcgaaacatcgtctgcggacctccctatgctttttctcggataacgccaatttgcatgcaatttaaaaattattattaacttcatgtacagtaatttacttcgatatccgtatacaatctggaataccgtagagaagcacgggtacaattgctagttatATTATATCAATTGAGACTGCCTAAGATTTCACTATGATACGTTACGGTCGTATCATAATGGTTGTGATATTTTGGGATCGAAATCTTTCATAGCGACATTGAACAGACCATCTTATTGATGTAATTAATATCAGTCAACAAAGGCTCAGATAAAACCCGTGTTAATGATTTTTTGACTAattttttatatagatttttgATGAATAAAATAATCTGGCCAACCAGACCTCTTCTAGACCGTTCAATATCAAGACCAGTACCCAAAACTTCACACGCTGCGACTCGAACGTAAAACGTAGCGATATAAATTGTCTATATGGATATGTGTTATCAGATTCTATGAGCAAATCGTTTCCCAGGCGCTCAGTAGAGAGTGTGCTTTGGCTATGCATTCAATTTTCCTTGGGTCTGGAAACAATTTTGTGGGGATTTAGAAGGATCATAGAATTTGTAATGCGACTGTATGTTACTTAATGTAATTGTTAACGACGTTAGAGATAAGCTTCGTTGATACTCCAAACTGTAATAGCTTTTCATACCAGGTCTTCATTCCCTTGTGTCGTGAATATTGTACTCATAATTTATTAGGATTACATTATTATGCAAATGAATGGCTAAcagatattgataatatatttTGGAGATTTTCGCGGAAGCTCGCTGAGACCTTGTATCCGATCACCAATCAAAAAATCTGTCTCCGTAACCTAATATTATCATCTCAGAATAGATTTCTTGGTGGTCCTGGGTTAGATCACCAGCCCTGTCACAAAGTTTGACTGACTGATAGGGTTTGCTTTGAGCTCCGGGTAACACCATTATTGATAAAAGGGATCTATTTAAGATAAGATAAGGTGATATGTTTTGTTCATCCTGGCAAAGGTAGAGATATattccctctcttacacttaatcagtccttacatttttattttacttaatcTAATACAGTAAAAGAGTATAAATATAGTATGTATCAGCACAAATCATGTTTCTTTCTTATAACCAGTTTTCGGAATTAAATTCcatcaagattaaatttaaattaagttaCAACGTACCTGAAAATGGTAGAACTAGTTGAGCATACCTCTGTGTTGGagtggcgttaggaagggtatttGACCGTAAAATTAGGCTTAACTCACATTcatgtattatttatttaattatttcacttaACTCAAAGACCATGAGCTCCACCAAGGACCGTGTATAACGTACAGGTTGGCCCAAAACTCTGTTAACATTTGAGGAGGCAATACTTCAGACAATATTGGACTgacatgacatgaggttttattgaaaccaaaataaagtgaccaacagatggtgctgcACAGTAATacatcaggtacaaatggccattCATTCGAGACACGGCacgaggttttattgacaccaacaacgaatgCACAAACAGGCCAAAAGATGGCGTTGGATGGCAACACGTCAGTGAAGCCGCACGAGACCCGTGTACGGCATAAAAGAATCTGTAGTGAGGGCGTCAGATGCGGCTGCAATTGCGGCATGTTGACGTCACCAGAAAAGGCATTATTAGTGAAGCTttagtactttattttggtgtcaattaaACGTCatctcatgccaatcatgtgtgtcaattattacctctctacctccaatattccgcgaagtattgcctcatcaaatgttaacagatcgggcgagttggccgtgcgcttagcggcgctcagctgtgagcttgtatccgggagatagtgggtccaagcctcactgttggcagccctgaaggtggttttcagtagtttctcattttcacaccaggcaaatgctggggctgtaccttaattaaggccacgaccgcttccttcccttttctaggcctttcctatcccatcgtcaccataagacctacctgtgtcggtgcgacgtaaagccaattgtacaaaataatgttaacagacttttgggtcaaCCTGTATTTGATTATCTCACACAACTTTACGAGAACGTTACTTATTTGACGTAGATAAAGTTACACAGATTTATTTTTCACTCTAACAACATTAGtgacacatttttttaaatatacctGACAATGAGTTATAAATGTGATAAATTCTAGTTGTAACACTTCTACATGATACACTTCTATTGAATTTCAGTGCCATTAGTGAATATGTTTTCTTGTATGTTGCTCATGTAGCCTACTTAATCATTTGATGTAAAAAGTGAAAACAAGAGTATTTATACTATAATGCCCAGGATGATTGAAACTTGAAACACGTCCACTAGTCTTTAAGACGCTGTTTCGGTGTTTAGCTGTTaatttgcattcggcagatagtggattcgaactctactGTCAGCAGCCATTAATATAGTTGTCCGtgatttcctactttcacaccaggaaaacgctgagACTGTAACATAATTAAGTCCACGAGTTTTAGAGAAACAGTTAAGCAACTGGCTGTTAAGACAGAATGTGTGGTTACAAGAAAGGGAAACCTATCTCAAATAAGTTAACAATTTTAGTTCTGGAAGAGAACCTAGTACTGGCGGAACTAAGGACGAAGGGGATAAGGAGGGTAATAAGCAGCACATGGCTGCTAAATGAATCTCCGGTATGCTGTTACGCCAAAGGTCTATTTATGAAACTCACGTATGTTACAGCTAGTCCAgtacatgaactggaaaaaatataGGCGTGTCAGAAGCCGAGAAAATGGAAATATTAGTGGCAGGAAATAACATACTTAAAAGCACATTCTGGAAGAAGAAGACAGACAGAATAAAACTTCAGGATATGATATAATGGTTCCATATTGAAAATAATActgtaaatgagaagaagaaaacATCTTGGCTGAGATGAGCAGGCCTTTTAGCAAAAATCCGAGAAGTGTGGTTGACCAGAtctgaaaattaaaaaaagagGGATGGCAATAGACTAGAGGCAAGGTAGAAAGGATATTATTGGGCTAAGTCAAGAGGCCATAAAGGCAAGTGGATGGACCCAAAAATTAACAGATATTAATGGAGAAAATCCTGACCATTTAAAACATGATAGAAGGGAGTATATATAAACACCTTTCCAACAATTGATAATCTACATAAAATTATAACTCATgaagttttattaaaatattacggTCATTGTATTTTGATAAAAAGTCTGAAGaaattgttttaatattttaaGAATTATGATCTTCACTTTAAATTTGATATATTTACAGTCTTAATTGCCATTTAATgtattgattttttaacatttatggtatccacttgaacggattaaacgcaagtgcattattatactgacgaatgttccggaagtaatttttggtttaacTAACATTCTTTCCTTACctgatggcgtatggcttttagtgccgggagtgtccgaggacatgttcggctcaccaggtataggtcttttgatttgactcccgtaggcgacctgcgcatcgtgattaggatgaaatgatgatgaagacaatacatacacccagcctccgtgccagcaaaattaagcaatgatggttaaaattcccaaccctgccgggaatcgaaccctgggaccaaaggacagcacgctaaccatttagctatggagccggacttctactgataattacagcatattataatgacataaaatgggcgtcccagcggccaaaatgtgatgTGAGCAGCAATGATGGCGCATATTTTCCTACAGCaatagtatttgcaaatcgcacacttcgtacaatttttctaAACTAATTTTAAAGAAACTGACATTTATGAAATGAgggtgcaattcgtcactgctaatttctattctctttcttttgaatgctcatttcttacaatcggttacttgtgagcgccacaAAAAGgaatctatactactgaaataatatatacgaTGTTTGATGATGAATGTTACTACTAACGTATATTAACATTTGTTCATTTTTCAATATGTATAGTTTGAGACTGACTAACATTTAAAAGTTTTCTTCACATATTCAATGGTGATCTATTTCCTAACGCTTCGCATTCGAACTCTATGGTTGAACCTAATGCCAAGTGCTATTTTCTTCTGCTTCATTGTAATATCTGGTGTAGTCCTCAAAGTTCTATGTATAAACTCAGCTAGGATTACGAAGATAGATATTGCTAGACCTACCAAAAGGACGATGAATGCCCCTTGTAAATGCCCTACAGTCATGACGTATGGCTGTCCCTTTGCGTTTGCTTCAAATTTGATAAATTTACTGGACTTCAACTTTGTAATGTAGAGAATATCCTTCAACCACTTTGGTATCAGACCTCCCTGAACTATTCTTTCTATCAGTGAACTAATTATGGTCAGAAAAGGATGCCCCTTTTTCAGAAATATTCCAACGTTGTGAGTTGCGATATTATCTTTGAATGGAACAATTAGAGGATCGCCGTTTTCGTCATGATACCATTTAGATAGTGCATATGTCATTGCTAACTTCCCAGCTAAGAACACAAAGTCTTGCTTATAGACGACTCGTCGGATCCCAGTTGTTACATTTCTCACTATTGTACATCCGTCGATAATTCGTGCGTCTCTTTCGTCATTTCGATCGAAATATTCTCGTATATTAGGAAGGAGTCCATATGGAATACCAGAATTTAAAATGTCATCCTCATTTGCGATCTGATGTTCGTATCCTGGTGTGGCGAGAAAACTAGTGAGTAGGGATTGATATGCCACATTTATTTCAAACATAGTGAACACCCATATAAAGAAGAATGTTCTTAAAAACCAAGTTTTCGGTTGACTACATAATGATAGTCCGAGGATAATGGATAGGTTATTCAGAAAGTTAATCGTGATGTCTCCATAAAACCTAGACTCCATAAGCCTTGTATTATCGTTACGATTAGATATCGCAGTAAACAAAATGGAAACTATAAGAAACAGTGCGAGTAAACAAATCcaaattaaaaaactgaagatgaggAAGAGAGCCTTCCATTGAGGTAAAGGTTTGGCCTTTGGTGCAATCCACCCAGTCCCTTCTAGTAAGTATACCGTAGTAGTATCAAAGTATTCTAATTTCTCTGGAGACATTGGAATTGCTCCAAATGCAATATCTGCGTTATTATGAGCGACATTTCCGAGGACTCCATCCCACTTCCCGTTCCTTTTAACTCCCCATCGGTTGAAGCTAACAGGCTcgggcaaatatttcagattcaggtTCATGTGCTCTGCAATTGTGGAGACCATTTCAATTTCAATTCCATCCTTGTACCTAGGTTTATTAATATCATGATTGCTTTCATCTGGAAGAATAAAGGGTTCAATGCTAAATGTAGAGGCAAAAATTGGACATTGATGAACATCTCGGGGGACTTTCTCCGGAAACAAATTTTGTTGAGATTCGAATTTACCTTCTTCACCTCCTATCCAAGAGTCTATAAGTGTAGGTTTTGTTAATTTCGATCCACAGCACTCACTATAACTGTATGGAAACCATGAGAATATTTTCAATGTATCTTCTCTCACGATGGTGAGAACTATGGAATTTAAAACCATGAACTGTGCCAAATGTTCCAAAACACGTTTCACTGACTTATTTGCTCGTAATTCAGTGTACGAACCAACGATGACGACAAGGAAACGAGCTCTTGAATCCCAATAAGGCTGAGTTTTCATAAATCTAAATCTATCAATTAGAAAATCTCCTTCGCCAATGTTTTCAGTAATGATGATGAAGTCATATTCAGTTCTCAATGGTGTACTTTGAGTTATATTATTTTGGCCATACTGATCACTCAGTAAAGCCAACCTCTTGAGGGAGTGCAAGTTAGTTAGGAGAGGAGTAAAGAGTATTTCTGCACTCTGGCAGGATATTGATTCGATTGCTGGCAACAGAATCCTGCCTTTGATCCCATCCAGACACGTATCAGTCTTCGATATAGTATTGTTTACTACGAGCGAAACGACTAGCAAACGCTTGAAGTATACCTGTATTATTGTTTCAATACACTTCAAAATACCTGCTAACGATACACATCCGCCATAGTTTAAAATACTGAAGAATACCATACAGATGATTTTCATATTTAGTGCACTTGGATTATTTCGAAACACTAGCTGGTACTGGCTGTTTAACCTCTTAATTTACTGTACGGAACAGTATGCTGGTGAATACTCTCTACACATTAGTCTACCGTATAAGAATTTCTAGTTTAATCCTCTGGCTAAGTACGTATCTCATGAAAAGTTATGTGACGCATATTCTATATAAAACTTTTCGGAGTACAGTGAGACGAGCGTTGAAATAAATTGTTTGATTATTGTGTTCACGGTATGATACGAAACTCGTTTGTTGAAGTACGCGGTAGAAGGTGTATAATTACGTACCGTATGTATTACACGTGCAGATACAAAGCCTAAACGAACGTAAGTTACATTGTTTCTTCTCTGATGACTATTTAATTAGAATGAACCAAACATTTACATCAAAACAAAGAAAGTTGTACCATAAAACTTTGACCCATTAACTTCACATTCATATAGGACAGTTATGAGTGATGTTTATGACAGTAATTTGTCATTACACGTAGTTCAACCAGAATTTCTAATATTTATATGGAAGGACAGTATGTGATACATTCAATGTTCTTCTAAATATTTATCCAAACTTCTTCGTACTTGGGGACTTGTTCGATAGAGGCCTCGCCTATTTTCTTCAACTAATTAATTGTATTTGAGAATGATTATTGAAAGTTAGGTATATCGTACCGTTAGTCAAGTAAATACAGGGTGTGTTAATAGGGTACAGCCAAATTTTCAGAAAACATGTAGAAGAAGGTGACAGagactttctggtcagagttctgagcTGAAAGATGATCGCATAGCGGTTCTTCTAGGCTCAGCGACGATATGTTAAACGGACATGTGCATTTAAACGCTTGTTTTTCCATTTcataactcattttctacaactctacatagtacatgaATAATGGGGAACACACAAAAGGAATAGGACATACCACCCGAAACTCTTCCTGACATGAAATGTTCAGAATACCCTTTGTTAGCATTAATACATcgcagggatacatcagcgcacCAGGAATTCAATGAGACGGCGGGTAGTAACATGAAACAATGTGTGCTAGTGCAAAATGCTGTTCATTATTTTGACGAATTccagttgaagttgagttgggagaagatcaggttggcttcagaagaaatgctggaacacatgaagcaatcctgactttacgtcttagaggataaaattaagaagaacaagcGAACGTGCATGGCATTCTGATTAAGATTCTGAATGTGATCGGGACCAATTACCGAGAAAGAAGGATTCATTGCAATCTGTACGAAAATCAGTCAGCAGTGTTAAGAATCGACGGCTTTGAAATAGAAGCATAAAAGAGTGAGGCAATGCTGCAATTTGTCCTCTctgcttttcaatatttatatagaacaagcgattaaagaaatcaaagaggaatttggaaacggaatctcaatccaaggggaggaaatcaataCTATGAGATctggcgatgatattgttattttatcctaGTCTGTGGAAGATTTAGAGAtcttgctgaatggcatggacgcattcttggagaaggaatacaagatgaaaataaaaaaaataaaaaaacaaaagtaaaggagtgcagaTGAATGAAGTCAAGCTCTGCAGCAAATGTTAGATtagcaaatgaagtcttaaaggaaataaatgatagtggAATGACTAAGTATGGCAGAAGTTAGCAGgatataaaatgtagactagcgcaaacaagggaggcctttcttaagaaaataaatttgctcagttcgaatattgacataggaattagaaatatgttattgaagactttcgtttagagcgtggcattgtagggaagtgaaacattgacaataaatagctcataaagaaagagaatagaagcttttgaaatgtggtgttacaatagaatgctgatggtgaggtggatagatcgtgTCACGAATGAAATGATACTGAGCTGAATTGATAAGATGAGAACGATTTCACTAAATTCGACCAGAAGGAGAGAGAAAACGATGGGACACACCTTAATACATCCAGGAGTGATTCAGTTCGTTTTttatggaagtgtaggtggtaagaacggtgggggtagactaaggcatgaatatgacaaacagattatagtTGGTGTAGTAGTtaccagtgccggattaaggtgtttgggggccctgggctatttaaaaatgtggggcaccttcttcgtaacatcacgtaagactagcatactgaagtcgttatagaactacttccacttaaattgatgaatagggaagtgttgaaatagactacaatttttctctatttttcatgttaatatttcataatgccaaaacatattttacatttgtctcatcatcactatcaaatcgacctacaaaacagaacttacgtttttggcaccactaggatattttctatccattttacaagaacattacagttgtaacttacgaatggttcaataatcagagatgaagtggaagttctcttcctgatgcaaagatatagtatagcatgcgcattccaccgtgcttcccctgttccctcccgctcacttccttgACGTCTTCCTcattccccctctgcccgtactcgcaagttGCCAGATGTAatttttcgtcaacaataacctttacaataattacagtgcgtaagtagcgaggattcatgtctccggacggtaactgattctagcagtgatgaaatattaacgccgacagctgataagaaggaaggaagagtgcgtgttcgatattttgcgagcgtaaatattcatatacatccacggaggtggagcagcaggcctttttatacaatttcaGGTTCGACCAAGGGCCGGGGctccttggcacgcggggcccggggctgcagcccctttaacccccccgttaatccggccctggtaGTTACGTATAAATGGAAAGAGTAACATGTGGTGGAGTGGCATGGAGAACTGCTTTagaccagtctatggattgatgacccacacacaacaacaacaacaacaacaacaacaacaacaacaacaacaacaacaacaacaacaacaacaacaacaacaacaacaacaacaacaacaacaacaacaacaacaacaacaacaacaacaacaacaacaacgattttcatattcatatattcggtttatttattttcaactatgtTAGAAATTGTAGTGGTACATTTCCTTTGTTGTCTCAAATAACACTTGTCAGTCTGTTTAATGCATTTGTTGATTAGTTTCGGGGGCCTAGCATAGTAAGTTATGGCCTTCATGTATTTCGTTGTTTCGAAACGTGTCTGATAACCGATTATATTGTGACAGCTGTACTTGAAGAATGCTACTGTCCCATTATTTTCAGGAAGAGAGTGGAATATGTTCGAAGGAAACCACATCCCCTATAACAACACTATTATCATCtataatatgaaaacctacaacctgttttccagtcattgaccaggtcagggatgtaatgaatgaagcagatataggctgttagtacgatggggtcgccactcccaaagtgatttattaatgactgatagatgcaatgaaatgagaatggagagtgttgctggaatgaaagatgacagggaaaaccggagtacccggagaaaaacctgtcccgtctccgctttgtccagcacaaatctcacagggagtgatcgggatttgaaccacggtatccagcggtgagaggccgacgcgctgccgtctgagccacggaggctctcatctATAATATAATCAATGTAAAAAATAGGAGGGAGTTTTATGCAGACACGTCAATGATGACTTGTCCTACCAGAAAATTAGCCgaaagaaatgttcaaaatgaatTTGTCATGGGCACATTTTCCGGAAAATTATGTGTTGCGAAAATACGTGCATCCCAATAGATTTGGTGTCATACTTGCATAAACGAAGAGACAAAAATGAAATGGACTACAGGTTTGGCCTCATCCAAGGTAAAAACGAAGTATTATCTGACAAGTCCAAATGTAGGAATAGAAAGACTCATCACCTTCTTAGCGTTTGTCCCACAATGCAGCTGGGTCCgctgttttgcaagccaatctccacTTCGTTCTCTTACGTGCATCGTTTGAAACATGATGAGCGTAGCGCATgtctcactgatctctatacatggatcgctgatggcagctctccgctgcaggagaaagtacgccaagttgagcgcgcggttcgtcATGAAACATGATGAGCGTAGCGCATgtctcactgatctctatacatggatcgctgatggcagctctccgctgcaggagaaagtacgccaagttgagcgcgcggttcgccatgttggcgtacccaacctagagctctcctttaTGGGGAAGctatgataatatagtcaattttaaatcgcaattaatggcgcgttggaataattaaaaatatagggacatgttcactcaaaggataaggacattgggatcactgacacgtcgttccgaggtcagtaaatctccgggatagcaataaaaatgagtgtataataacggccgactaatattaacttaggtgctgaatacatgcaattagcgatcggtaacacaatacgagtgaaaatcagtttctggaaacatttctgtaaattgtgtacatgtatgtcacgaaattatgcattcttaaaatgatatacctataaacgtagctcactatacaggcctagattcgacataccataatcggtgcttcataatgaattcctgtttcctgtttctatgaagtaacgcgcagtttatcaaattaaaatatcattgaagcaaatgtacacattcataaaactagcaaatattcaaaacttgtcaatatatcacattacctgcagcttaatttactattacagacttctttaattaaattcagctaccaaagcaatattgatggtcatcatcagaaatatgt is drawn from Anabrus simplex isolate iqAnaSimp1 chromosome 1, ASM4041472v1, whole genome shotgun sequence and contains these coding sequences:
- the LOC136861588 gene encoding uncharacterized protein, producing MFEINVAYQSLLTSFLATPGYEHQIANEDDILNSGIPYGLLPNIREYFDRNDERDARIIDGCTIVRNVTTGIRRVVYKQDFVFLAGKLAMTYALSKWYHDENGDPLIVPFKDNIATHNVGIFLKKGHPFLTIISSLIERIVQGGLIPKWLKDILYITKLKSSKFIKFEANAKGQPYVMTVGHLQGAFIVLLVGLAISIFVILAEFIHRTLRTTPDITMKQKKIALGIRFNHRVRMRSVRK